The region GATGAGATGTGGGGGCCTCGGCTGGCGACCCTGGCTCCGTGACATCCCTCTCTCCTGGAACTGCCTTCTTGGGAAACATGACCTGCACCATGCCCCCCTTGAAAACCAACACCGCCGCTTGGTCCCGGGTGGGTTGACGAGATACGGTACATGCGTACACTCTTCGCCATGCGGCGTCGCGAGCGTCGGTGGTTTTCTTGCCTTTTCAGGAAATAGCCCGTAGGCTATAAATGCTCATGTGGACGGCGGCCACGACCGATGTCTTCGATGAGTGGTTCCAGACGCTGGGCGACGAGGAACGGGCTGAGATCGAGGCCAAGGTGAATCTGCTCGAGTTGTTCGGGCCCGCCCTGGGACGCCGACACGCTCAACGGTTCGAAATACCCCAACATGAAAAAAATTCGGGCCGACGTGGCCGACCACACGCTGCGGATCGCGTTTGCCTTCGACCCTTCGCGGGCGGCGATCCTGCTGGTGGGCGGAGACAAGCGCGGCAGGCCGCAGCGGCCGTTTTACCGCCAACTGATCGCCAAGGCCGACATCCTGTATGCCGAACACCTTTCGACGATGAAGAAGCCGACCAAGAAACGCGGAGCAGAGTGACGTGGCAAAGACAGTCCGGGAACTCGTCGCCCGAACGGGCAACGCCAAGACCAAGCGGATCGCCTCGCGCCGCACGCAGGAAATGCTGGCGGAGATGGTGCTGAGCGAGATCCGCGCGGCTCTCGGCAAGACGCAGACTCAGATGGCCCGCGTTGCGGGCATGAAGCAGCCCAGTTGGGCCAAGCTCGAAGGGCAGTCCGACATGCTGATCTCGACGCTAAGCAAGGTGATCAAGGCGATGGGCGGCGAGCTCGAGCTGACGGTGCGATTCCCCCAGGGCCGCGTCCGCTTGAAGCAGTTCGAACTCGAGGCCGCAGCCGGGAAATGACCATGCTGCCCATCGATCCACAAGCCTTTATCGACCTACTCCCCGCCGTGCGGCAAGCGCCCGGGCATTCGATGCAGTGCACGTATGACGAGCCGGCCGACGTGGTGTATGTCAGCTTCAAGCCGGAAGCCGAGGCGACAGACAGCGAACTCGGGCCCGACGATATCGTGGTGCGCTACCGGGGCGACGAAGTGATCGGCCTGACGATCCTGCACGCCAGCCGCCGGACCAGGGGCGCGAGCACATGAAAAGACGGAATGATGACGATGCGGAGATCAGGGCCGACAATGCCCCGCATTCGGAGGTGCCCATTTCGGACGAGAAGGCTGGTCAAGTCGCCCACGACTCTTCGACGATCCGCCCACCCGAATCGAAGCGACGCCTCGGGGGCTCTGCACTGGTGCAGCGCTGGACGGAACTTGGGCTGATCGGCTACCGAACCGACATCACGGACGTGGAGGCCCATTCACGCCGTCTTCGCGACGCGGCCCAACGCCGCACAGCCGGCTGAAACCGAGCCAATAGAAATTATCTTCACGGATGTGCTGATCGACTTTGTGGCGGCGGCAGGAAAACCGGTTACGCTCAGGCCATGCCCATGACCACGCTTCAGGAAATCATCGACGCCGCACGGACGCTCAGCCCGGCTGAACGGCGGCGGCTCGTCGACGCCGTGTGGGATGACGAGCACCCCGAGAACTGGCCCGCCCTCAGCCCCGAATGGCTCGCTGAAGTTCAGCGGCGGTCGGCGGAGTTCGACGCGGGTCGCATGAAGGCCTCCCCGTGGGAGGATGTGCAGGCCCGTGTCCGGCGAAAGGCCGGACTCAATGGCTAAGCTCGTCGATCGATAGCAAGGTGAGGAGTTTCATGGGCATCGAAGTGATTCCCGTCAGCCGCCTGCAGAGTGAGGCTGTCGATGTTCTTGCCAGGTGTTGCGACTCCGATTGCCCGGTGGTCGTCGAGCTGCCTGACCATCGCCTGGTGGCGATCCATCCGCTCGACCCGGATCGTCGGCATGAGGAGGGTGACGAGTCGGAGTCACTCGTCAATGAGCTGCTTGAATCCAGCGAGGCATTTCGTCACCTGCTCATGAAGTCGGCGGCGTCCCCGCGGCGGCCGTTCGTGCCGGGCGAGGAGCCGTGATCTCGGCGCGAACTCGAGTCGCCCGCATTGGCTGACGATCATCGGAGAGCATGTCGTGAGCGCGAAATTTTCGCTGAGCGAACTGCCGACCGCCGCCGCGCACTGCGAGCTTGTGCCGCGAGGCACGGAGCCATGACTCAGGATCAGGGGCAAGAACGAGTGACCAAGCCAATCACACTGGCTGAAATCATTGAAGCGGCGAGGGCGCTGAGCCCCGCTGAACGACTGCAACTCCTCGATGCGATGTGGGATGCCGAACATCCAGAGGCTTGGCCCGCCCTGAGCCCCGAATGGCTGGCCGAGGTCCAGCCGCGCTTCGCGAACGGCTGCGGGAAACCGAATGACTATCCGGCGGGTACAATCGCGGTCGGAGCCATCCAATGATCAAAACCGCTGACGCAGCCTTGCTTGCCGACATGACCCGCGCGATCGTCGCCGCCGTACGGCCGACGCAGATTGTCGTGTTCGGCTCACACGCGAGAGGTGACGCCACCGCTGATTCCGACGTCGATCTCCTCGTCGTCGAGAACGAGCCATTCGGCCCCTCTCGAAGCCGTCGAGCAGAGTTAAGAAGGATTCGTCGCGCACTCTCGCCGTTTCGCGTGCCAAAAGACGTGCTTGACTACAGCCGGGACGAAGTCGAACGCTGGAAAGGTTCATCAAACCACGTCATCCGCACCGCACTGCGGGAAGGCCGGGTGCTCTACAGCGATGAATGATGAGGCTGCACGGCTGATCCGAATCGCCCGGATCAAAGCAACGCTTCGCGACTGGCTCAATCCGGACGGCCAATCACCCGATGTGTGAACTCCTCGGACTCGCGTTCAACAGGCCCGTGTCGCCCGGGCTGTCGTTCCGGGGTTTTCGCCACCGCGGCCGGCGAAACCGCGACGGCTGGGGGCTGGCGGCGATCACGGCCACGCAGCCCACGATCGTCAAGGAACCGATCAACGCCGAGGAGAGTGACACGGCCGCCGCGCTGCCCGATCGCGACCCGCTCCACGCGCCGCTCTTCATCGGCCACGTTCGGGCCGCCAGCCGCGGCCGCGTGAGCCAGGCCAACACGCACCCCTTCACCCGACCGTTGGGCGATGGCACGTTCACGTTTGCCCACAACGGCACGCTCGACGTGGCACGGCTCAAGAAAATGGCCGGCCCAGACTTCACCCCGGAAGGCCAGACCGACTCCGAACTCGCGATGGGCGCGGTGCTCACGTGGCTCGGCAGCGAGCAGGCTGCGGGCGGCCTCGCCGACTATCCCGCCCTCGAGGAGTTCCTGCGGGATCTCAACGCCCTCGGCGATCTGAACCTGCTCTTCTCCGACGGCCGGCGGCTCTACTGCTACCACGACTCGGGCGGCTACAACGGCCTGGCCTGGACGCGGCGGGAGGCGCCCTTCTGCCACGTGAGCCTCCGCGACGAGGACTGGGAGGCCGACCTCGACGAGGAGAAGGAGCCGAATCAGCGGGGCTACGTGCTCGCCTCCCGGCCGCTCACCGACGGCGAGGACTGGACCACCTGCCGCCCGGGTCGGCTGCTCGTCATCGAGCGGGGCTACGCGGTATTCGGCGGGTGAGCTGCTTACGAAATATCCGAACCCTGACGGGTGCAATCGACAATGCCTCCCAAGCTCCAGCATAGGAACCGATGGCTGACCGCCCGGGAGCGGGCCCGGCACGCGAAGGTGCGCGACGCGATCATGGGCGAGTTTCCACCAAAGCGCATGCCCGCCGACACTCGGGGAGGGATTGCAGGGCAAATCCGCGCGGAGCGAGAGGCACGTCAGCTGACCTGGTATGCCCTCGCGAAATGAGCGGGCATTCCCAACCAAGCGACGATCCGCGCGATCGAAGAGGGCAAGGACGTGCGGCTGTCCAACGTCGAGCGGGTTGCCCGCGCCTTGGGCCTGACGCTGGAGCTCGTCCGCTGAAGGCTTGTTCGACCCGGCCGCTCAGATCCGCGAGCGGTTGATTATCCGCAGCCCCTCGATCAGGACGATCGCGCCGACCGTGGCCGTGACGAAGCTGCCGAGCGCACCATCGGCCGAGAGTCCGAGCAGGCCGAACAAAAACCCGCCGAGGATCGAGCCGATCACGCCCATGATCAGATCGGTGACGAGCCCCGAGCCACCCCCCTTCATGATCTGGCTCGCGAGCCACCCGGCCGCGAGGCCGATCAGGAGAAACCACAGCAGATTCATGACGCGAGCCTCCGGAAACCAGGATGACGCCGTTCATCTTACCCTCGGAGCGCCGCGGCAAGCCACGACGGCCCGGCGGGCCTGCAAGGGCTACACTCGGCAATCATGGAGACTTTCCGCCTGCTCTTCTTCACGGCGCTCTGGACCGCGATCTGGGCGGCACCGCTGCCGAAGCTCTCTCGCCGCGTGGAACTGGTGGCCGGGCTGATCCCGTTTGCCGCCTTCGGCCTGCGGGTGTTCGGAGCCTGCTTCATCGCCGTGCCCGCCGACGATCCGGTGCGGATGGCGGTGGCGCCGCTCGTCGACTGGATCAACGGCGCCGCGGGTCTTGTGCCGTTTCAGTGGGTGCTTGACGTCACCGTGGCGATCGGCCTTGTATGGTTTGCGTCGATCGCCAACATCCCGCACCGGTGGCGGCTTGCCACGATCTGGGTCATGCCCGCCGTTGCCCTCGCAAGCCTCGCGATCGGGCGGTCGTAGGGCGACCATCCGTGGCGGAGTGTCACACCGTCGTGGCCACGAGGGCTGCATACACGCGGCGCATCTCATTCTTCGTGAACCGCGGGGCAAGGAGCCGCATCACGGCGGCCTTGTCGGCTGGAAACGCCAGCCCCTCTGCCTTGATCGCCTCGTAGGCGGCGACGACCCGCCCGCGGAAGTCGAGCTCCGCACGCACAGCCGCGATGCATTCCTCGACATGCGGCCGGAAGGCATCGATGTCTTCCGGCGGATACTCCTCGAGCAAGAGCGGCCGCACGGTGTCGAAAGAAAGCACGTCAACCGTCTCGAGCGCGTTCCAGCAGGTGGCGAGCACGGCCTGCTTGTTGATGCCGGTCGCCCAGTGGATCTCCTCGATGCTTTCGGGCTTGCACTTCCAGAGGCTCACGAGGCCCGACGGCTCCGTCACACACCACACGGCCCCCTCCGTGCCGGAAAGCTGCTCGTCGGAGACGCGCACGTTGCGGGCCTCGAGCTCCGCGCGGAGTTTCTGGAAGCGGCCCACCGGATCCTCCTCGGCCCGCAACTCGGCCACGAGCGGGGCCACCGGCACGCTGCCGAGGTCGAGCGCGAAGGGGGCGACGAGCCGGCCCGTCGCCGGATCGACGCCAAAAAGCACGGCCATGGCCAGCGGCTCGTCGTAGGCGATCAGGTGCGGGTTGCGGCCGCCGTAGAGCTCGAAGGAGATTGAGCAGTCGTTGCGGTCCGGCAGTGCCGCGGCCTCCGGATGCCGCTCGAGCAGCTCCCGCCACAGGTCGAGAAAGCCGCCGAACGTGCCGTTGCGAAGCACTGGATGCAGCCGGAGCTTGAATGTCGTCCGCACGATGCCGGCGGCGTCGCGGTAGCGGTAGGCCAGCACGTTGGTGCCGTCGAGCTTCTCGTAGACATGCGCCCGGGCGATCGGCGGAAACCGAAACCGGCCGTCGCGGTCGAACGGATACCGCAGCTTCGGCGTGGCATGAATCAGTTGCGGGCAGGGCTCTTCACCCACGCGGGCGATCACGATCGCCCCGTAGCGGTGGTCTGTCTTGTGGCAGAGAAAGCCCTCGAGCGGCAGGCCGCCGTGAAACGGGTCGGCCACGGCGAAGGGCTGCAGCAGCCCCGGCTGCACGCCGAGCATCTCCGCTGCCTGGTCGATCGTCATGATTGCCGCGCCGAGAAGTTCCTACGGCGATCCTACGCGGATTGTCTCCGCGTCACCTGTATTCAGGCGACGTCCGCCGGCGATGCCGGCTTCACAACGACCTTCATACCATGCCCGTTCTGCTCCAGACCACGCTGCTGCTGATCTGCTCGAACGTGTTCATGACGTTCGCGTGGTACGCCCATCTCAAGGACTTGAGCGGACGGCCGTGGTTCATCGCGGCGCTCGTGAGCTGGGGCGTGGCGCTCGCCGAATACCTGCTCCAGGTGCCGGCCAACCGGATCGGCTACACCACGCTGAACCTCGGGCAGCTGAAGATCTTGCAGGAGGTGATCGCGCTGGCCGTGTTCGTGCCTTTCGCGGTGCTCTCCATGAAGCAGCCGCTGAGGCTCAACTACCTGTGGGCTGCACTGTGCATCTGCGCGGCGGTGTATTTCGTGTTTCAGGATTCACCGAAATCGGCTGTCGGGCCGTGACGCTCCGATCGCCCCACGGCCATCCTGCCGCCGCCGGAGCCCGGCCTGCGTTCAACTGGCGAGCCCTGGCAGACCCTGTCGCCGTGCTCATCACGCCGGACGTGCAACACGTCGTGCCCGCGCTGCCGACGGCAGCGCCGGCCCTGATCGCGGGCGTGAGGGCGCTGGAGAGCTTCTGAAAACGGAGACACCGTTCTTTTTCGCGGCCCGGTGCTCATCCTGATTGTGCTAGAACGATTCCTTGCTACCGAGCCTGTCTGGCCTCGATGTGAGGAAAGGAGCCACGTACACGCCGTGCGGTCGGTCGGACTCCTCATCGCGACGTTCGTCGCCTTGCTCGCCGGGGCTGTGCTCGTTCGCAGTCGTACGGCCCCGCGGCCGATGGAGTACGCCGCGGCCTCTCGGCCGAGCAGGCATGCCGCGCCGCCCGAAGACGTGGCGGCGCTCAATACGTCGGCTCCCCGGCGTGTTCCCGCGTCGCTCGAACGCGTGGT is a window of Planctomycetota bacterium DNA encoding:
- a CDS encoding helix-turn-helix transcriptional regulator gives rise to the protein MLAEMVLSEIRAALGKTQTQMARVAGMKQPSWAKLEGQSDMLISTLSKVIKAMGGELELTVRFPQGRVRLKQFELEAAAGK
- a CDS encoding DUF2283 domain-containing protein, producing MLPIDPQAFIDLLPAVRQAPGHSMQCTYDEPADVVYVSFKPEAEATDSELGPDDIVVRYRGDEVIGLTILHASRRTRGAST
- a CDS encoding addiction module protein, with translation MPMTTLQEIIDAARTLSPAERRRLVDAVWDDEHPENWPALSPEWLAEVQRRSAEFDAGRMKASPWEDVQARVRRKAGLNG
- a CDS encoding nucleotidyltransferase domain-containing protein produces the protein MIKTADAALLADMTRAIVAAVRPTQIVVFGSHARGDATADSDVDLLVVENEPFGPSRSRRAELRRIRRALSPFRVPKDVLDYSRDEVERWKGSSNHVIRTALREGRVLYSDE
- a CDS encoding GlsB/YeaQ/YmgE family stress response membrane protein, which translates into the protein MNLLWFLLIGLAAGWLASQIMKGGGSGLVTDLIMGVIGSILGGFLFGLLGLSADGALGSFVTATVGAIVLIEGLRIINRSRI
- a CDS encoding DMT family protein; the protein is MPVLLQTTLLLICSNVFMTFAWYAHLKDLSGRPWFIAALVSWGVALAEYLLQVPANRIGYTTLNLGQLKILQEVIALAVFVPFAVLSMKQPLRLNYLWAALCICAAVYFVFQDSPKSAVGP